In one Electrophorus electricus isolate fEleEle1 chromosome 21, fEleEle1.pri, whole genome shotgun sequence genomic region, the following are encoded:
- the LOC118240471 gene encoding rho guanine nucleotide exchange factor 11-like, protein MNVRPPASTLDRSVDTPLALLPDAPPLEEDTVHCQNWQETVEPHTLASLGSREIERQAVIYELFTTEASHLRTLRVLDQVFFQKMRNLLTVEELSCIFPNLPQVYSLHANLCESMKRLRDSPIVQGIGDIMVSRFEDAAGEEFQEQVSHLCSQQSQALELIKNKRKDPRFAHLIQECEASPHCRRLQLKDLLVSEMQRLTKYPLLLDNIIRHTEAGSPDLQPLLRAQACCRGILRAVNEVVRETEHRRQLSRYQRRLDLSPLERQASPVAAQFKNLDLTTKKLIHEGPLTWKVNKDKAIDIHALLLSDMLVLLQRGSGDRLILRCPARSLGGVWGRNTDLKTPFCPVVRLDSSLVRSVATDNKALYVISTSERQIYELVAGTSSEKNTWKNLLEKTISSASGGSEATKQGSTAIPTDQSEAYMHTGGQGYVGGRAKMADAALQDVRTLRLLILGSLDPLEAASQKQKVTSLSSQQEGQEMPCQSPKGRSHLEMLRHETRPCQSRASIRQRMIKNVDGIFQRMEGLMKKLHQLREIEAL, encoded by the exons ATGAATGTCCGGCCTCCAGCATCTACTCTGGACAG GAGTGTGGATACACCACTGGCGTTGTTGCCTGATGCACCTCCTTTGGAAGAGGACACGGTCCACTGTCAGAACTGGCAGGAGACAGTGGAGCCGCACACACTCGCCTCTCTCGGCTCCCGGGAGATCGAACGGCAGGCTGTCATATATG AGCTGTTCACAACGGAAGCATCTCACCTGCGGACTCTCAGGGTTCTCGATCAGGTGTTCTTCCAGAAGATGAGGAACCTTTTGACCGTCGAAGAACTTTCCTGTATCTTCCCCAACCTGCCCCAGGTCTACAGTCTTCAtg CGAATCTGTGTGAGTCCATGAAGAGGCTGAGGGACTCTCCTATAGTTCAAGGCATAGGAGACATCATGGTGTCTAGA ttTGAAGACGCTGCAGGAGAGGAGTtccaggagcaggtgtctcaCCTGTGCAGTCAGCAGAGTCAGGCACTGGagctcattaaaaataaacgcAAAGACCCGCGTTTCGCGCACCTTATACAG gaatgTGAAGCCAGCCCTCACTGCCGCCGACTACAGTTAAAGGACCTTCTAGTGTCTGAGATGCAGAGACTCACCAAATACCCCTTGCTGCTGGATaacatcatcagacacacagaag CTGGTTCTCCAGACCTGCAGCCATTGCTGAGGGCACAGGCGTGCTGCCGTGGGATACTACGAGCTGTCAATGAGGTCGTCAGGGAGACGGAGCACCGGCGACAGCTCAGCCGTTATCAGCGCAGGCTAGACTTGTCCCCTCTGGAGAGGCAGGCCAGTCCTGTCGCTGCTCAGTTCAAG AATCTGGACCTGACCACTAAAAAACTGATCCACGAAGGACCGTTGACTTGGAAAGTTAACAAAGATAAAGCTATAG acattcatgctctgcttctctcagaCATGTTGGTGCTACTCCAAAGGGGTTCAGGTGACCGTTTGATCTTGCGATGTCCAGCGCGCTCactgggtggggtttggggtaGGAACACGGACCTCAAAACCCCCTTTTGCCCCGTTGTTCGCTTGGATTCATCTCTTGTCAGATCTGTGGCTACAG ATAACAAGGCCTTGTATGTGATCAGTacatcagagagacagatatacgAGCTGGTGGCTGGGACTTCCTCTGAGAAAAACAc ATGGAAGAACCTGTTAGAAAAGACCATCTCCTCGGCCTCTGGAGGCAGTGAAGCCACCAAGCAAGGATCAACAGCTATcccaactgaccaatcagaagcctACATGCATACTGGTGGGCAGGGTTATGTGGGAGGACGAGCTAAAATGGCTGATGCTGCTCTTCAAGATG TCAGGACACTAAGACTGTTGATCCTTGGATCCTTGGATCCTTTAGAGGCTGCCAGTCAGAAGCAGAAAGTGACATCATTGTCCTCACAGCAAGAAGGGCAGGAGATGCCTTGCCAGTCACCAAAAGGCCGTTCACACCTGGAGATGCTGAGGCATGAAACGAGGCCCTGCCAATCACGAGCAAGCATACGGCAGCGCATGATAAAAAATGTGGATGGAATCTTTCAAAGAATGGAGGGACTGATGAAAAAGCTGCATCAGCTTAGG gaGATTGAAGCACTGTAG